The following coding sequences are from one Patescibacteria group bacterium window:
- a CDS encoding lamin tail domain-containing protein has product MKFLQYLCLCTIIFQVTFLAHASPAPHLLISEIQISGASGFSTDEFVELYNPTDAVITITGWQLLKRTATGTVFPLVEQFEAATVPAHGYFLIAHPTGYTGSVVPDARYSTANSLSSDNSVELVNPLGIVDLVGWGTATHMETAPAPTPGIAKSIERKALSTSTKETMRVDGADSFRGNGEDTQNNSLDFLGRDVPQPQSTTNELEFVTAPAPVVPSAPPPSSSNQNTNTAPPPAAPIVAAPITVPTHEVLISELLPDPKGIDLPGEWIEIYNRSTSVVPLAGWILADASKTTYTFPTKELKPGSWLVVPRTDSGIALNNTGGETVTLTAPDGMVTSTVKWTGVALEAQAYALVGEAWMWTGKATPGAANVFADTNQAPRVAIREVEAEVWVGTEVKFTADVSDPDGDDVESSWQFSDGGKATGAKVTHVFPKSGIFSVTVTAKDTKGKVATAKVQVKVRDYQRSADIRIVRLLPNPTDGEEWVEIENTGTKAVDLTGWVLRSSTRQLKLQLLVAPKAVLKLTADDLPFALRNDGGTLELVDPDAKVVSVATYPKAKPGEVLTRNADGAFALEAAATSPLNTGINANQAATPRVAGESTNGNVNGKPVNLSGASPKGGVPSWVWAVIAGVGGAAWLGYELVRLYQRRKKSKTQVG; this is encoded by the coding sequence ATGAAATTCCTCCAATACCTGTGTCTCTGTACCATCATCTTCCAAGTCACATTTCTGGCTCACGCCTCCCCAGCCCCGCACCTCCTCATCAGCGAAATCCAAATCAGTGGCGCGTCTGGGTTCAGCACGGATGAGTTTGTGGAACTGTACAACCCCACGGATGCGGTGATAACCATCACCGGTTGGCAACTGCTGAAGCGAACAGCAACCGGGACAGTTTTCCCACTCGTGGAGCAATTTGAGGCAGCAACTGTACCAGCGCATGGGTATTTCCTCATTGCACATCCAACCGGGTACACCGGTAGCGTTGTACCGGATGCTCGTTATTCCACAGCTAATTCACTTTCATCTGACAACAGCGTGGAGCTCGTGAACCCACTTGGGATTGTTGATCTGGTTGGGTGGGGGACAGCCACGCATATGGAGACTGCACCAGCGCCAACACCGGGGATCGCAAAGAGCATTGAGCGAAAAGCCCTGAGTACCTCCACCAAGGAAACCATGCGGGTGGACGGTGCAGATTCCTTCCGCGGCAATGGTGAGGATACTCAAAATAATAGCTTGGATTTTCTGGGCCGAGATGTGCCGCAACCACAAAGCACTACCAACGAGCTGGAATTTGTGACGGCCCCAGCGCCGGTTGTGCCGTCCGCTCCGCCACCCAGCTCCTCAAACCAGAATACCAATACTGCTCCACCACCAGCGGCACCAATCGTCGCTGCGCCAATCACCGTACCCACGCACGAGGTGCTCATCTCCGAACTCCTGCCTGACCCCAAAGGTATAGATCTCCCCGGGGAGTGGATTGAAATCTACAACCGAAGCACCAGCGTTGTCCCACTGGCCGGTTGGATTTTGGCTGATGCTTCAAAAACCACCTACACGTTTCCCACAAAAGAGTTGAAGCCAGGAAGTTGGCTAGTGGTGCCGCGTACCGACAGTGGTATTGCCTTGAATAACACTGGTGGTGAAACCGTGACACTCACGGCACCTGATGGTATGGTCACCTCCACCGTCAAATGGACGGGCGTGGCTCTTGAAGCGCAGGCGTACGCGTTGGTGGGCGAGGCTTGGATGTGGACCGGGAAAGCTACGCCGGGCGCGGCGAATGTTTTTGCTGATACGAATCAAGCGCCGCGGGTGGCAATTCGGGAAGTGGAGGCCGAAGTGTGGGTTGGGACAGAGGTAAAATTCACTGCCGACGTGAGTGATCCAGATGGGGATGATGTGGAGTCCAGCTGGCAATTTAGCGATGGCGGGAAAGCCACCGGCGCCAAAGTAACCCACGTGTTTCCAAAGTCCGGGATTTTCAGCGTGACGGTGACCGCAAAAGACACCAAGGGGAAGGTGGCAACGGCAAAGGTGCAGGTGAAAGTGCGGGACTACCAGCGGAGCGCGGACATACGGATTGTGCGGCTGTTGCCCAATCCCACAGACGGGGAAGAGTGGGTGGAAATTGAGAACACTGGGACCAAAGCTGTTGATCTGACGGGCTGGGTGCTGCGTTCAAGCACGCGGCAGCTGAAGTTGCAGCTGCTGGTGGCCCCCAAGGCGGTGCTGAAGCTCACAGCCGATGACTTACCTTTTGCCTTGCGCAACGATGGCGGCACCCTGGAACTTGTGGATCCGGATGCAAAGGTGGTCAGCGTTGCTACATACCCCAAAGCCAAACCCGGGGAAGTGCTCACTCGGAATGCGGACGGCGCCTTTGCGTTGGAAGCTGCCGCTACATCCCCGCTGAATACGGGGATCAACGCAAACCAAGCCGCCACTCCGCGGGTAGCAGGGGAGAGTACGAATGGAAACGTCAATGGTAAACCGGTAAACCTTTCTGGCGCATCACCGAAAGGTGGCGTTCCGTCCTGGGTCTGGGCAGTCATTGCTGGGGTTGGTGGGGCAGCCTGGCTTGGGTATGAGCTTGTGCGGCTGTACCAGCGCCGGAAAAAGAGCAAAACCCAGGTTGGTTGA